The region TCCCCGGCAGGCTAAGCCATGGCACCCTATAAAGCCTGCCATCTTCCCAGGACAGGGCCTGCAGGTGCCCCCAGGGGTGTGAACGCACAGGATGCCCTGTGTCCTGGCCCTCTGGGTCATGGATGCTCTACAAGATGACAGTTTTGGGGGGCAGGCTGGCATGGTCTGAGGGGATATGGAGGGAGTACTCGCTAATGAGCGCTGGGGCATTCTTGAGCATCTCATAGAAGGAGTCCACTGTCTTCCGGTAGAGACTTCGCTGTAGGACGAAGGGCCGGAAGAGGTTGAGAGGCTCCGCCCTGCGCACGGCCTCAGGGAGCCCCATGGCCTGTGGCACCTTCCGGTTGCCGATGAAAAAGTGCTGGAGCTTCTTCTCCAGCAGGCTCTTCTCCAGGAAGCAGAGCAGTTCGTGGAGACGAGCGTCGAGCTGCTCGGCTTTCCAGTCGGCAGGCCGCCGGGCGAGCAAGAGGTGCAGAAGGGCGGTCTTCAGGTGGTAGCTGCCCAAGCCGCTGGGGCCGGTCAGGCGGCTCTGCTTGGAGAGCAGGAAGGAGGCGATCTGCAAGCAGCTGAGGTGGCAGGCGCCCTCGGGCAGCGCCTTCGAGGTTACCCTGAGGAAGTGGCGCTCATAGACAGCGAAGGACAGAAGCCAATCGGTGCTGGATGCCCGGGTTCCCCCGCCGGGCTCCCGGGCAAGGTGGGAGACGAAGTACAGGTCGGAGTCGTCACACTGGATCACGGGAATCAGGTTGAAGGGCATGAACTTCCCCGAGCGGAACCTGATCTTGAGGGACCCTGGGGTGTCCAGCTGACCAAAGGCCAGGTCGAACTCGTACTTGTGCTCGATGCGGTGCCAGGCTCTGGTGAGGGCGGTCTGGAACCACTTCATGACGCGCATGGTGTCCAGGTACGGGGAGTTGGGGGCGCACAGCGGGTCTGCTGCCTTGCTGCCGTGGTGCACCACGTTGTTCCTGCCGTGGAGGAGACACAGCATGTCTTCTCCAAGCTTGGTCTTGCCGCAGATACAGCCCAGCGTGTCCTCATCGGCCCGGACCACCTTGATCTGGCCATAGCCCTGGCGATCCAAAGGCACGGAGCGGCTGGAGCACCAGAGCTCTGGGTGGAAGTGGTAGGGCTCCGGGGGCATGAAGGGTACGAAGAGATCGCACAGCAGAGGCTTGTTCACCTGCCAGTTCTCGTACATGCTGTCCACGCCGATGAAGTCCTCCACCTCCATGTCCGAGTCCCGGCTGCACAGGCTCCTCAGGGCTTCCAGTAAGTCATCCACGAAGCCTTCCACAAACTCCCGGGTGCGGGCGGCATCTGCTGTGGCCCCCCGGATGCAGCGCTCGTAGAAGTGGTCGAGCGTGGCCCTGTTGGGCAGGGTGAGGCCCCGGAGCGGGGCGCCCTCCAGGTCGGGCAGCTCGTCCTCGTCCGAGCCCAGGCACTCGGGTGAGGGCGCGTCCTGGTGGTCTTGCCGCCACACCTCGATCACCAGGAAGAGGATCATGCAGAGAGTGCTCCATAGGTCCCAGGCGGTGCGGCTCTCATTCTGCTGCTGGCCCTCCTCCGCCACCCGCTCCAATGCCTCCTTCTCAGCCTCCTTGTCGGCTGCCAGCCgcgccatctcctcctccaggcgcAGCTGCTCCAGCTGCAGCTTCTCCTGGTGCGCCTGCATCTGACGGATGATCTCCTCCTCGTTCTCGGGGACTGTGGTGTTCTCTCGCGGGAACAGCAGTGGGTGGTTGATGATGGCCGTCACCACCACTAGGCACACCCGGAAAAGCCCCAGGGCCATGGCGGCAGCTTTCCTgggaacagagagagagacacggATGGTCACACCTAGCTTTCCTCAACACTGCTCACTCCCTTGTCGTTCCCTCCCGCGGACCTCCGCCCCACCCAAGCCACAGCCCAGCCTTGTTGGGAACAGGAACCCTGAAGTCCCACACCAGCATCCTGGCTAAACCACCACACTGGTGGACCTGTTTCTGTCTGTCCAAACAGTCCTCTTTGTGGGAGCAGCACCCACTTCCCCTGGGAACCGAATCTTTTCTACTCCTAGTCCTCATGATTTGGGAGGGGATGAGGGGATGAACCCACCCCCAGTCAAGGGGTGAGGATATAACCCCGGCCTGACTACTTCATACTCCTCACCCTGGCAGTGGTTGTTTCTGGATGAGTTTATGACCTGCTCTGGCCAGTGGGAGACAGAGGTAGGATATATTGGGACCAATGGGGAGAAAGGCTCACCCTGTTGCCTAGGGTAGCTCAGGGAACCCTGAGGGGTTACACCTGCTATtggctctctgctgctgctgctaagtcgcttgagtcgtgtccgactctgtgcgcaccatagacggcagcccaccaggctcccccgtccctaggattctccaggcaagaatcctggagtgggttgccatttccttctccaatgcatcaaagtgaaaggtgaaagtgaagttgctcagtcatgtccgactctagcgactccagggactgcagcccaccaggctcctccgtccatgggattttccaggcaaaagtactggagtggggtgccatttccttctccgattggCTCTCTAGCTACCTCAAAGGGAGATCTGCCAGAGAGAGGTGCCAACATGGACCCAGCAGTGCCTGAAGCCAGTACCTCTGGACTTTGTAGTCATATAAATCAAtacattccttttttattttggctgcaccgcatggcttgcaggatctcagttccctgagaTCAATAGGAATTGAAACTGggcctggcagtgaaagcccagaatcctaaccactaggcaaccagggAATTCTCAATATATTCTCTTTTTGTTTAAGTCAAGTTTCTTTTCTAACACTTGAAACCAAAATAATCCTGTATAAGACATCCTTTCTTCCCCCTCAGTCAATGGCTGATTCCTCGGTATAGTATAGCCTAGTGCTTAAGAACAGAAGGGCTGGGTTCCAAAGCCTACACAGCATGGTGAACAGCATGTTTACTCAGCAGCAGCTGAAACAGTCTTGAGCCCTTATATATACCCCCAGTGAAAACCTCTCACTCCAATCGGAAGACCCCACCCTAAATTCAGACACTGTTCTCCTGGCTGATCCTGGATCTTTCCCTGGCCAATCTAGGGAACAACCAGAGTGACTGAGTCATTGACTTTCCTCTCACTAGTCATCTGAACTTCTAACCTGACTTCTTAATTGTGAAAGGAGACGTGCCATTCCTCCAGGATTTTTAGGTCTCAAGTGACTTTGGGGTAAGGACTAACCTCTTATAATACTTGCTATTCAGACTGAGCAGCTGCAACATCCCCTGGGAGTCCGTTAGAAATGTAGAATcttggccccaccccagacccactgaaccagaatctgcattttaataccaTCTACATTAAAGTCTTCGAAGGACTATCTCACATCGTAACCCTTATATTATACCCTCTCTTTCCCCTGGCTGGAACCTTGGGAAGTAACAATTGGCCTTTTTGGCTTTTGCCCCACCCACTTCCCGTTGGGGACCTCAGCTAGGAAAGCAAATGGAAAAAGGAGGTCATTGCTGGAGAACCAAGAGCCCCCATCTCTGCCCCAGTGCATGCCAACAGACCTGATAGGAACCCCATTCTCTGACCTTGAATTTGCACCCTGAAAGTCACATGTTCTGGTTATTACCCTAATGGTACCAAGAAGCAGGTATCTATCAGTAGGTTAAGAACAcctctggatggcatcaccggtgCAATGAatttgaacttgggcaaactccaggagatggtgagggacagggaggcctggcatactacagtccatggggttgcaaagagttggacacgactgggtgactgaacaacaacacctcTGCAGGTTCTACCTGGCAGTGCCAGGATGTAGGTAGCCTGAGTTTTCACACTTGGGTAAAACCTGCTGCTCAGAGGTGACCCCTCCTCATTAGCAGGAACCAAAAGTGTTGGGGTTGGGGAGgtccagcagcagcagaattcagTGTAGTTACGTTCAGGCCTAAGAGGTGAACTCTGAGACACTTATGCATTTCCACTTGAGAAGTcaatggaggacaggagacagtggaggaagtTGGGCTGGGAGAGAGGTAGGGTGAGGAAAAAGGGCAGGGGGCAGCCAGCCAGTTTCTCTGCCCCAAGACAAGGAGCAGCGTGCAGGATAATTGCATGAACAGGCCAGCTCTGGTTTCTACATTAGAGAAACATCAGTGGAAAATTTGACCAGGGTGGTCCAGGATGAGATTGTAAGGCTGGCTGATAAACATGGATCAGAACTTTAGGATAAAGGTGTGGAGTACTAGTAatagaaatgacaacccactccagtattcttgtctgggaaatcccacggacagaggagcttggccggctacagtccatggggttgcaaagagtgagacacgaccaGGCGATTAACACATACAACATACATACAGGCAGCAGTCAGTCAGGAGATAATTTGGGCATTTTGAGGCCCTAAAGGGCCTGTACTACAGACGGCCACATTTGGGCACAGGCAGGCCCTGATAAGTCACAGCCAAAGTCTTTGGCAACACCTGATTTTTGAGGTCAGTTTCCAGGGTAGGATGCCACCAGCTGGGGAGTGGGGTGCTATCACTAAGTCCCATAACTGGGAAGTCCTCCTCTTCTCTATCCAACAGCTTCCACAGGGCTCCCTGTGTATGTCCTCATGCCTGCTATAAGATGATGTGCTAAACTAGGGCAGCCAAGTTTCAAAACTCCAAATCAGCTAGAGCAATCGGCACTGTGATGAGAGGATGGACTCTAGAGGGGACAGACTGGGTTAGCACCAGCATGTGCACTACTAGATATGTGACCTTGACAAACCATTCAACTTTTCAGAATCTCagtcttttcatctgtaaaattggaatAATACCTGCTGTTGTAAAGGAAATAATGCATAAAAAGCACTCAGCAAAAtgcttgtgtgttagtcactcagttgtgtccaactctttgcaacctcatggactacagccggccaggctcctctgtccacggaattttccaggcaaggatataggagtgggttgccatttccttctccaggggatcttcccaacccagggatcgaatccaggtctcctgcattgcaggcggatgcttaacatctgagctactagggaagtccaaaatgTTTGCCCCTGAGCAAATTTTCATATAAAAGGTTAGCTGTAATGGGATGGGAGTAATAGATGAACCTGCCTGCAGGGGTCTGCAGATGCAGTGGGACAAACAAATGCCCCTACAGGAGATGTAGGCAGCCAGAGAACACTAGCAATAGTAAGGTTAACAGCAAGACTCAAAAGGAGCAGGAATCACAAAGGACCCTGGGCTGCAGAGAGAGGCCCAGGTTTGAACCGTGACTCTGTCCTTTGCCGAGGGGTCGTGGGTGAGTCACTTAGCTTCTCTAGGGCTCCACTGCTTTACCTGTGAAATGGAGCTAACAGCAGGCCCTCCTTCAGGTTAAGCAAGACCATCCAATTCAGGTGCTGAGCAGTGCCCAGCATACAGTAAGCACATTACAACACCAGCTCCTTCCCCCTTGGCCTCTAGGGGCTTATTATCTCACCTGTTAAGCACACCAACCCTACCCAAGTCCCAGGGGTATGGAGGAACACACGCTCAAAAGTGCTCTGAAAGCACAAAATGCTTCCCTAAGCCTGCTGTTCCTCGGTAAACCACTCCATCCACCCTGCCCCCCAGtaacagggggtgggggtgggggcagtggggcGGCAAAGCCTTCCGAGCCTTGGATCCTCCTGGAGGTGGAGTTCCCTCTGACTCACTTCTAGTTTAAACCACCTCCACCCTCTGGGGATGGGATGGGCTCCCAGCTGTTGTCTTGCTCCTGATACCCTTTGTGCAGGCTGGCTTTGCCTGTGGCGCCTAGGTGATGGGGAACAGGACGGAGCTGCTGAGTGCGCACTAGGTGGGGCTGGGCTAGAAGCCTCCATTACTTCCCCTCCCCAAGCCAAGTCGCAAGAACTCTGCCCCAGGGTCCTCGGGGGTCAGAAGAATAAGGGAGAGAATCTGGATGTTGGGACTTTTGGAGACCACAGGGGCAGGACAGCAGCTAGAACCTCTCACAAAACCGTggatacatgcatgcacacacacgcgcacacacacacactcctcaccAAAGGGTCCCTTTCCCCAGACTTAAGTATTCCACCTCTGCCTTGGCCCAAATCTCTTACCTCTGCAAGGCTGCCCCATACAAGTAGTCTGAGACATCCAGCTGGGTTCAGTTTTGAATATAAACCTGGGTCACTTGGAGGGCTTTTGTGGGTCTGCTTGCCAGGAAGCAGGGAGGAAACCTGCTGAGTTCCtctccacccccgcccctgcccacAGAGCGTGGCAGCCCATGCAGGTCACGGCTAAACTTAGCCTGGCAAATGTCCAAGGTCACTGGGGCTGGGGCGGAGCGCTGTGTGTGGTTAGCCCGGACCAATGGTCTACTCAAACCCTTACTCTGAGCCTGGCTGCAAGCCCCAGACCCTGGGGGAGAAATCTAAGACCTCCCCTTCCTTCTGTGGATCCCTCACTTCCACATCCCCCAGGCCCCCGAGGCACCCTCACCACAGCTTA is a window of Bos taurus isolate L1 Dominette 01449 registration number 42190680 breed Hereford chromosome 26, ARS-UCD2.0, whole genome shotgun sequence DNA encoding:
- the ITPRIP gene encoding inositol 1,4,5-trisphosphate receptor-interacting protein isoform X1, with the protein product MRHGLNRHPEGREGEVFLGQEEDHLVVPTRYTGSTWAVWNLGCLPVGSSNPFILVAHPVTSAEWKHLTSDITVAQGNRHLHLKLYWEEREPPNCKTHVERKERCKCYIHRKAAAMALGLFRVCLVVVTAIINHPLLFPRENTTVPENEEEIIRQMQAHQEKLQLEQLRLEEEMARLAADKEAEKEALERVAEEGQQQNESRTAWDLWSTLCMILFLVIEVWRQDHQDAPSPECLGSDEDELPDLEGAPLRGLTLPNRATLDHFYERCIRGATADAARTREFVEGFVDDLLEALRSLCSRDSDMEVEDFIGVDSMYENWQVNKPLLCDLFVPFMPPEPYHFHPELWCSSRSVPLDRQGYGQIKVVRADEDTLGCICGKTKLGEDMLCLLHGRNNVVHHGSKAADPLCAPNSPYLDTMRVMKWFQTALTRAWHRIEHKYEFDLAFGQLDTPGSLKIRFRSGKFMPFNLIPVIQCDDSDLYFVSHLAREPGGGTRASSTDWLLSFAVYERHFLRVTSKALPEGACHLSCLQIASFLLSKQSRLTGPSGLGSYHLKTALLHLLLARRPADWKAEQLDARLHELLCFLEKSLLEKKLQHFFIGNRKVPQAMGLPEAVRRAEPLNLFRPFVLQRSLYRKTVDSFYEMLKNAPALISEYSLHIPSDHASLPPKTVIL
- the ITPRIP gene encoding inositol 1,4,5-trisphosphate receptor-interacting protein isoform X2 codes for the protein MALGLFRVCLVVVTAIINHPLLFPRENTTVPENEEEIIRQMQAHQEKLQLEQLRLEEEMARLAADKEAEKEALERVAEEGQQQNESRTAWDLWSTLCMILFLVIEVWRQDHQDAPSPECLGSDEDELPDLEGAPLRGLTLPNRATLDHFYERCIRGATADAARTREFVEGFVDDLLEALRSLCSRDSDMEVEDFIGVDSMYENWQVNKPLLCDLFVPFMPPEPYHFHPELWCSSRSVPLDRQGYGQIKVVRADEDTLGCICGKTKLGEDMLCLLHGRNNVVHHGSKAADPLCAPNSPYLDTMRVMKWFQTALTRAWHRIEHKYEFDLAFGQLDTPGSLKIRFRSGKFMPFNLIPVIQCDDSDLYFVSHLAREPGGGTRASSTDWLLSFAVYERHFLRVTSKALPEGACHLSCLQIASFLLSKQSRLTGPSGLGSYHLKTALLHLLLARRPADWKAEQLDARLHELLCFLEKSLLEKKLQHFFIGNRKVPQAMGLPEAVRRAEPLNLFRPFVLQRSLYRKTVDSFYEMLKNAPALISEYSLHIPSDHASLPPKTVIL